A single region of the Chloroflexota bacterium genome encodes:
- a CDS encoding DUF11 domain-containing protein encodes MAGLVDLMDEQTGPTHGLRGVSLWFVQNVGQFDPRVRFLMHGVSGGTAWLTQEALWLALRSVPLAIPRGEESPAKGATIRIRFVGANPVPDMRGRDRQSAIINYYIGNDPARWRTRVPAYGSVVYRDLYPGVDLIYGGEGGKLKSTFLVAPGANPRAIRLAYEGVEALRLREDGALVLQVDGGELVESAPFIYQEVEGIRHSIPGRFVLLGEREVGFRVGPYDPSRPLVIDPTLAWSTYLGGNGNDEARAVTVDSSDKTSYVAGLTSSTDFPGTSGSAPGETDAFIAKFYSDGRLAFATYLGGTTDGVPYGVGGADWVNDISLSMGAVYVTGVTFSIDFPVKNAFQPGSVPGADAFITKLDSGSGALLYSTYLGGQGAESGEGVYADGNAVYVTGYTNSVDFPITNGAFQGQYGGGTAAGSEYGDAFVTKLDTAKSGASSLVYSTYLGGSGDDVGTDIVVDALDDTCYVTGWTESADYPIQGALQSALKGTTDAFVTKLNAAGTALIYSTYLGGSGGETGFGIVEDGGKVYVAGGTGSADFPVTNAYQSSYGGHGDGFITGINAAGTALLYSTFLGGSDSDDIEALALNDGKLYAVGSTSSQNFPTVQALYPTYGGGGSDAFVAELNPAQSGAASLLFSSFLGGEGTDIGLGIAVTTDGANIFVSGRTESDRFPTKAPYQRARAAYQDAFVVAIAAKTADLSVTKTASPQRVAPGGDIHHRITVSNQGPNAATSVMLFDILPAGTSFVSVAPSSHCRYVNDQVRCSWDTFAANSSVQVDITLKAPTQRGTITNTVEVVAWEFDPDPSDNKASAVVAVGGADLSLQIDGNPDPVRPEARLSYVIQIANNGPEKAVAPNLVDTLPQGVTFISVEPSSYCAQETGNPRLIKCILPDLAAGDMIGVDITVRAPQQTGVITNTVEVDLVDPDDPDRSNNRAAKAIYVGGADVAINQVDSPDPVAVGGDLTYVISLANHGPETATRMRVTDTLPAGVTFVKVEPLPGDPDPPRCTHSGVTITCDVGDVPANQGTMFFIKVKAPQQEGTITNHVTISSAKPDPDTSNNSRVEQTSVRQGADIQITMRDLHDPVATEGELTYKISVTNRGPEDATQVVVTDTLPAGVTFDDAGPDCTRSGNQIVCTVGSLASGAARVLTVNLKAPKDEGTIVNQVVARGREPDPDLNNNAATEQTVVEQGADIQVTNSDLKDPVAMGGRLVYNLTVTNGGPKVATNVRLTDTLPSGAAFVELYGANASACSYASGVVSCDFGTLSPGDCKDVSVELRAPMQEGTIENDVIVSAAEPDPSYFNNVAQEETTVRPGADLEPVILDMRDPVATEGEIAHNIIVMNNGPETATSLVVTDTLPTEMVVVTGTVPVNVGVISIPQECTHTGHTIICRRNTLAPNESWEINLRLKAPAQEGWLLNKVYVSAAEPDPNEDNNQDEEPTQVKRGARLEILKSDSADPVVAGTEFEYRITVSNVGPAPAKDVTVRDALPPGVAFISANPAPTSVGPPLIWNLGDLASPAVVNITLRVRAPAQTGSITNEVTVTSTTPDPDESDNQAAETTTIQPAPDADADGVSDQIEDGAPNNGDGNNDGIPDSQQDNVASLLNDHNEYATFVAPNGVQLTDVGIRPNPDPFTAPPHTTYPMGLYHFTIKGLTPGQAVTIRLILHPTYTLNTFWKYGPTPTDPLPHWYRFMYDGTTGVEIVDAHTLLIHLVDGQRGDDDLTANGEIVDPGGPAYQKLIVDTTTDSDDMRVGDGIAMDVDGRCSLRAAIQEANASRGADVIEFNIGGGGVRTIQPRSALPPITDPVTIDGTSQPNHGAGPGIELNGSLAGSSADGLVITGGHSTIRGLAINSFGGNGIKLSGGGGNVIQGNYIGTDVNGDYAARNNGLYGIYILNSANNLIGGTGVSDGNQISGNESGGVFITGAGSTGNLVQGNVIGTNPGGSAAVNNYGSGVQIEGGSGNTIGGTAAHAGNIISGNVYGVVISGTTASGNVVQGNLIGTDYLGAAEVKNFNHGVLIQDAPNNTIGGSDAAARNVIAANNGYGVYIKGSHATGNRIQGNYIGLQMNGGLALGNWSGGVFVEGAPGNIIGGDSADQGNVVSGNGSGQGTSPTGVIISGGGASGNQVRHNRIGTSADGGSDRGNVGGGLLIDGAPNTVVSDNLIAGNDGDGIRISGGSATGNVVRGNLIGMDAAGITALPNLTPWDASVTDVGVRIVGAPGNTIGGATSAERNFIIGDDYGIYIDGSAASGNVVQGNFVGTNRSGTAKLGNCANGIVISDAPGNTIGGTAGTTPGGACTGACNLLSGNQVTGLTISGSGATGNVVQGNFIGTDVSGKAPVGNRIGISIDGAPNNVIGGTTPAARNLISGNGVGPGIEIQGNGATGNVVQGNFIGTDTTGTAKLGNNGDGIALVGAVNNVIGGATGTTPGGPCTGACNLISGNDDDGVDMDNKAFTGSYASGNKVQGNLIGTDVSGTKGLGNQDNGVELRYANGNLVGGTATGEGNLIAYNGGAGIAVLYGTGNRVDPNIIFSNGGLGIDLGDDGVTANDPADGDSGGNDLQNYPVLKKGVSDTNGTVITGTLDAAAQTAYTLRFFYDGACDASGHGEGRRFLGSKSVTTDGSGHVAFTAAFSQEISPPYRFIAATATDPSGNTSEFSRCLDIAAGPTAVNLRRFTVSNTGQEWAPGLLTLLGGIMLALGMLGLCCRRRSGR; translated from the coding sequence GTGGCCGGGCTGGTTGATCTGATGGACGAGCAAACGGGTCCGACCCATGGCCTGCGCGGGGTGTCGCTATGGTTCGTCCAAAACGTGGGGCAATTCGATCCCCGTGTACGTTTCCTTATGCATGGGGTAAGCGGGGGGACGGCCTGGCTAACCCAAGAGGCCCTCTGGCTGGCGCTGCGTAGCGTTCCGCTGGCGATTCCTAGAGGAGAGGAAAGCCCGGCGAAGGGGGCCACCATACGCATCCGCTTTGTGGGCGCTAACCCTGTCCCGGATATGAGGGGACGCGATCGCCAGTCGGCCATCATCAATTACTACATCGGCAATGACCCGGCGAGGTGGCGCACGCGCGTACCCGCCTATGGATCCGTGGTGTATCGTGACCTCTACCCGGGCGTGGATCTGATCTATGGCGGGGAGGGTGGAAAGCTGAAGAGCACGTTCCTGGTCGCGCCTGGGGCGAATCCGAGGGCGATCCGGCTGGCCTACGAGGGCGTGGAGGCCCTACGTCTACGGGAGGATGGGGCCCTCGTGCTGCAGGTGGATGGGGGCGAGCTAGTGGAAAGCGCGCCGTTCATCTATCAGGAGGTGGAGGGTATCCGACATTCGATCCCCGGCCGGTTCGTCCTCCTCGGGGAGCGGGAAGTGGGATTCCGCGTGGGGCCCTACGATCCCTCGCGTCCATTGGTGATCGACCCGACCCTCGCTTGGTCCACTTATCTGGGGGGGAACGGGAACGACGAAGCGCGCGCGGTGACTGTGGACTCGTCCGATAAGACCTCTTACGTGGCTGGATTGACCAGCTCCACCGATTTCCCGGGGACTAGTGGGAGTGCTCCCGGGGAAACGGATGCCTTTATCGCTAAGTTCTACTCCGATGGTCGGCTCGCCTTTGCCACCTATCTCGGTGGGACGACAGATGGGGTGCCTTATGGGGTCGGTGGAGCGGATTGGGTTAACGATATCAGCCTGTCCATGGGGGCCGTGTATGTCACCGGGGTGACCTTCTCCATCGACTTCCCGGTCAAGAACGCCTTTCAGCCAGGAAGCGTTCCCGGAGCGGATGCTTTCATAACAAAATTGGATAGCGGCTCGGGGGCTCTGTTGTACTCCACGTATCTTGGCGGCCAGGGGGCGGAAAGTGGGGAAGGCGTCTACGCAGACGGAAATGCTGTCTATGTGACCGGATATACCAACTCCGTGGATTTCCCGATTACAAATGGCGCATTCCAAGGCCAGTACGGGGGTGGTACCGCGGCCGGTAGTGAGTATGGTGATGCTTTCGTGACAAAGCTGGATACGGCGAAATCAGGAGCGTCCTCTCTCGTCTACTCGACCTACCTGGGAGGAAGTGGCGATGATGTGGGCACAGACATCGTTGTTGATGCTCTGGACGATACCTGCTATGTGACCGGATGGACCGAGTCCGCGGATTACCCGATACAGGGCGCTCTGCAGAGCGCTTTGAAAGGGACGACAGATGCCTTCGTCACCAAGTTGAACGCTGCGGGCACGGCCTTGATCTATTCCACTTACTTGGGCGGTAGCGGCGGAGAGACGGGGTTTGGCATCGTTGAGGATGGTGGCAAGGTTTACGTCGCGGGAGGGACCGGCTCGGCGGATTTTCCGGTTACGAACGCGTATCAGAGCTCGTATGGTGGGCACGGTGATGGCTTTATCACCGGAATCAACGCCGCGGGCACGGCGTTACTTTACTCCACATTCCTGGGCGGGAGCGATTCGGACGACATCGAGGCTCTGGCCCTGAATGATGGCAAGCTCTACGCGGTGGGGAGCACATCCTCGCAGAACTTCCCCACCGTGCAGGCGCTCTATCCCACCTATGGCGGCGGGGGAAGCGATGCCTTCGTAGCAGAACTCAACCCCGCGCAAAGCGGCGCCGCCTCCCTGCTGTTCTCCAGCTTCCTGGGTGGCGAAGGAACCGATATAGGGCTCGGCATTGCCGTGACAACGGACGGGGCAAATATCTTCGTGTCAGGGAGGACGGAATCCGACCGTTTTCCCACCAAGGCCCCCTATCAGAGAGCCCGTGCCGCCTATCAAGACGCCTTTGTGGTCGCGATCGCCGCCAAGACGGCCGACTTAAGCGTGACCAAGACCGCGTCGCCTCAGCGTGTGGCGCCGGGCGGGGATATCCACCATCGGATCACTGTGAGCAACCAGGGGCCTAACGCGGCGACCTCGGTGATGCTGTTCGACATCCTGCCGGCCGGCACGAGCTTCGTCAGTGTCGCCCCCAGCTCACATTGCCGTTACGTGAACGATCAGGTGCGCTGTTCGTGGGATACGTTTGCCGCCAATAGCTCGGTTCAGGTGGACATCACCCTCAAAGCACCCACGCAAAGGGGGACGATCACGAACACCGTAGAGGTCGTCGCCTGGGAGTTCGACCCCGATCCATCGGATAATAAAGCCTCGGCGGTCGTGGCCGTCGGCGGCGCCGATTTGAGCCTCCAGATAGACGGCAACCCCGATCCCGTCCGGCCGGAGGCGCGCTTATCCTATGTTATCCAGATCGCCAACAACGGCCCGGAAAAGGCCGTTGCGCCCAACCTGGTCGATACATTGCCCCAGGGAGTCACCTTTATCAGCGTCGAACCCAGCTCGTACTGTGCCCAGGAGACAGGTAATCCCCGTTTGATCAAGTGTATCCTCCCCGATCTCGCGGCTGGCGATATGATAGGAGTGGACATCACGGTCAGGGCGCCGCAACAGACAGGGGTCATCACGAACACGGTGGAGGTAGACCTGGTTGATCCAGATGATCCTGACCGATCTAATAACAGGGCCGCCAAGGCGATCTACGTCGGGGGCGCTGACGTGGCCATCAATCAAGTTGACAGTCCGGATCCGGTCGCGGTGGGTGGGGACTTGACTTATGTGATCTCCCTGGCGAACCACGGTCCGGAGACGGCCACGCGGATGCGGGTGACCGACACGTTGCCCGCCGGGGTGACCTTCGTCAAGGTGGAGCCCCTCCCCGGCGATCCGGATCCACCCCGATGTACGCACAGCGGCGTCACGATCACCTGTGATGTCGGCGATGTGCCCGCGAACCAGGGCACGATGTTCTTCATCAAGGTGAAAGCGCCTCAGCAGGAGGGCACGATTACAAATCACGTCACCATCTCAAGCGCTAAGCCGGATCCTGATACCTCAAACAACAGCCGGGTGGAGCAGACCTCGGTCAGACAGGGTGCGGATATCCAGATCACGATGCGGGATCTACATGATCCCGTGGCTACGGAAGGGGAGCTGACCTACAAGATCTCCGTGACGAACAGGGGGCCGGAGGATGCCACGCAGGTCGTAGTCACCGATACCCTTCCCGCTGGTGTAACCTTCGATGACGCAGGGCCTGATTGCACGCGCTCGGGTAATCAGATCGTATGTACCGTTGGTTCATTAGCCAGCGGCGCCGCCAGGGTGCTGACCGTCAACCTGAAAGCGCCCAAGGACGAGGGCACCATTGTCAATCAGGTCGTCGCGAGGGGAAGAGAGCCGGACCCCGATCTGAACAACAACGCGGCCACGGAGCAGACCGTGGTGGAGCAGGGAGCGGATATTCAGGTGACCAACTCGGATTTGAAGGATCCGGTAGCGATGGGCGGACGGCTCGTATATAACCTCACCGTCACGAATGGTGGTCCTAAGGTAGCCACGAATGTCCGGTTGACCGATACATTACCCTCAGGCGCCGCCTTTGTGGAGTTGTATGGCGCGAACGCCTCCGCGTGTTCGTATGCCAGCGGCGTCGTGAGCTGCGACTTTGGCACCTTGAGCCCGGGGGACTGCAAGGATGTTTCCGTCGAACTCAGGGCACCGATGCAAGAGGGGACGATCGAGAACGATGTCATCGTTAGCGCCGCGGAGCCTGATCCTTCGTACTTCAATAACGTCGCCCAGGAGGAGACGACCGTCCGGCCGGGCGCGGATCTGGAGCCCGTCATCCTGGATATGCGAGACCCGGTAGCGACGGAAGGCGAGATCGCGCATAACATTATCGTCATGAACAATGGCCCTGAGACGGCCACCTCGCTCGTGGTTACCGACACGTTACCGACGGAAATGGTCGTGGTTACCGGCACGGTACCGGTGAATGTGGGCGTGATCAGTATCCCGCAAGAGTGTACGCATACGGGCCATACGATAATATGTCGACGGAATACCCTGGCCCCGAATGAATCCTGGGAGATCAACCTCCGGCTCAAGGCCCCTGCGCAAGAGGGATGGCTTCTCAACAAAGTCTACGTCTCGGCGGCGGAGCCGGATCCAAATGAGGACAACAACCAGGATGAGGAACCCACGCAGGTCAAACGCGGCGCGCGCCTGGAGATCCTGAAATCGGACTCGGCCGATCCGGTCGTCGCGGGGACCGAATTCGAATACAGGATCACAGTTTCCAATGTGGGGCCGGCCCCAGCCAAGGACGTGACGGTGCGGGACGCGTTACCGCCGGGCGTGGCCTTTATCTCCGCGAACCCCGCGCCCACTAGCGTGGGGCCTCCCCTGATATGGAATTTGGGCGATCTGGCCAGCCCGGCCGTCGTGAACATCACCCTCCGGGTGAGAGCCCCGGCACAGACGGGCTCTATCACGAACGAAGTCACGGTGACATCGACCACGCCCGACCCGGATGAGTCGGACAACCAGGCGGCTGAGACCACGACCATTCAGCCCGCGCCCGACGCGGACGCCGACGGCGTGAGCGATCAGATAGAGGATGGGGCCCCGAACAACGGCGACGGCAACAACGACGGCATCCCGGATAGCCAGCAGGATAACGTGGCATCACTGCTCAACGATCACAACGAGTATGCGACCTTTGTGGCCCCCAATGGCGTCCAGTTGACGGATGTGGGGATAAGGCCGAACCCGGACCCGTTCACGGCTCCGCCGCATACGACGTATCCCATGGGCCTGTATCACTTCACCATCAAAGGGCTCACGCCCGGCCAGGCGGTCACCATCCGGCTCATCCTCCATCCCACCTATACGTTGAACACTTTCTGGAAGTACGGCCCGACGCCGACGGACCCATTGCCCCACTGGTATCGCTTTATGTATGATGGCACCACCGGGGTGGAGATAGTGGATGCTCATACCCTGCTGATCCACCTCGTCGATGGGCAGCGTGGGGATGACGACCTCACGGCCAACGGGGAGATCGTGGACCCGGGCGGCCCCGCCTACCAGAAGCTGATCGTGGATACCACGACCGACAGCGACGACATGCGTGTAGGCGATGGCATCGCCATGGACGTCGATGGCCGCTGCTCGCTCCGAGCCGCCATCCAGGAGGCGAACGCCAGTAGGGGAGCGGACGTGATCGAATTCAACATCGGCGGCGGTGGTGTGCGGACCATCCAGCCGCGATCCGCTCTTCCCCCCATTACCGATCCGGTGACCATCGATGGGACGTCTCAGCCCAATCATGGGGCCGGTCCGGGCATCGAGCTGAATGGGAGCCTGGCGGGCTCGAGCGCCGATGGCCTGGTCATCACCGGCGGACATAGCACCATCCGCGGGTTGGCGATCAACAGCTTCGGGGGCAACGGCATCAAGCTAAGCGGCGGCGGTGGCAACGTCATCCAGGGGAACTACATCGGCACGGACGTCAACGGCGACTACGCGGCTCGGAACAATGGGCTGTATGGGATCTACATCCTGAACTCGGCCAATAACCTCATCGGCGGGACGGGAGTTTCAGACGGCAACCAGATCTCGGGCAACGAGTCGGGTGGCGTCTTCATCACGGGGGCGGGGTCCACCGGGAACCTGGTGCAGGGCAACGTCATCGGCACGAACCCCGGCGGCTCGGCCGCGGTGAACAATTACGGGAGCGGGGTGCAGATCGAGGGCGGATCCGGCAACACCATCGGCGGCACCGCGGCCCATGCCGGAAACATCATCTCCGGAAACGTGTATGGCGTGGTCATCTCCGGGACGACGGCATCGGGCAACGTGGTCCAGGGGAATCTCATCGGCACGGATTACCTGGGCGCGGCCGAGGTGAAGAACTTCAACCATGGCGTGCTCATCCAGGACGCGCCGAACAACACCATCGGCGGCAGCGACGCGGCGGCGCGCAACGTGATCGCCGCCAACAACGGCTACGGCGTGTATATCAAGGGGAGCCACGCAACGGGCAACCGGATCCAGGGGAACTATATCGGCCTTCAGATGAACGGTGGATTGGCTCTGGGCAACTGGTCCGGGGGCGTATTCGTCGAGGGGGCGCCCGGGAACATCATCGGCGGGGACAGCGCCGACCAGGGCAACGTGGTGTCGGGCAACGGCAGCGGCCAGGGGACCTCCCCCACCGGCGTCATCATCTCCGGCGGCGGCGCCAGCGGGAATCAGGTACGGCACAACCGCATCGGCACCAGCGCCGACGGCGGCTCGGATCGGGGGAACGTAGGGGGCGGCCTGCTGATCGATGGCGCGCCTAACACGGTTGTTAGCGATAACCTCATCGCGGGCAATGACGGCGATGGCATCCGGATCTCCGGCGGCAGCGCGACCGGCAATGTGGTCCGCGGGAACCTCATCGGCATGGATGCCGCCGGCATCACGGCGCTGCCAAACTTGACGCCGTGGGACGCGTCCGTGACCGATGTGGGGGTCCGCATCGTGGGCGCGCCCGGGAACACCATCGGAGGGGCGACATCGGCCGAGCGCAACTTCATCATCGGCGATGATTACGGCATCTATATCGATGGGAGCGCCGCCTCCGGCAATGTGGTGCAGGGGAACTTCGTAGGCACCAACCGAAGCGGCACGGCCAAGTTGGGCAATTGCGCGAACGGCATCGTCATCTCGGATGCCCCCGGCAACACGATCGGCGGGACGGCTGGGACGACGCCGGGAGGGGCGTGCACCGGCGCCTGTAACCTCCTTTCGGGTAACCAGGTGACGGGTCTGACCATCAGCGGAAGTGGTGCCACGGGCAACGTGGTCCAGGGGAACTTCATCGGCACGGACGTCAGCGGGAAGGCTCCCGTGGGCAATCGGATCGGCATAAGCATCGATGGTGCCCCCAATAACGTCATCGGGGGGACCACGCCGGCTGCGCGTAACCTCATCTCCGGCAACGGGGTGGGGCCGGGCATTGAGATCCAGGGCAACGGTGCCACGGGCAACGTGGTCCAGGGGAACTTCATCGGCACCGACACCACGGGAACGGCGAAGCTGGGTAACAACGGTGATGGAATCGCCCTCGTTGGAGCCGTCAACAATGTCATCGGTGGCGCGACGGGGACAACACCTGGCGGGCCGTGCACCGGCGCCTGCAACCTCATTTCCGGGAATGATGATGATGGCGTCGATATGGATAATAAGGCGTTTACCGGCTCCTACGCATCGGGAAATAAGGTCCAGGGCAACCTGATCGGCACCGATGTCAGCGGCACGAAAGGCTTGGGGAATCAGGATAACGGCGTGGAGCTGAGGTATGCCAATGGCAACCTCGTCGGGGGCACAGCCACCGGGGAGGGTAATCTGATCGCCTACAATGGCGGCGCTGGCATCGCTGTGCTCTACGGCACGGGCAACCGCGTCGATCCCAACATCATCTTCAGCAACGGTGGTCTCGGCATCGACCTGGGCGACGACGGCGTGACGGCCAACGATCCCGCCGACGGCGACTCGGGCGGCAACGATCTGCAGAACTATCCCGTCTTGAAGAAGGGGGTCAGCGATACCAACGGCACGGTCATCACGGGCACGCTGGATGCCGCGGCCCAGACCGCTTACACCCTCAGGTTTTTCTACGATGGCGCGTGCGATGCATCAGGGCATGGCGAGGGACGGCGGTTTCTCGGCTCTAAGTCGGTGACCACGGACGGGAGCGGGCACGTGGCGTTCACCGCCGCCTTCTCCCAGGAGATCTCCCCGCCTTATCGGTTTATCGCCGCCACGGCGACGGACCCGAGCGGCAATACATCCGAGTTCTCCAGATGCCTGGACATCGCCGCCGGCCCAACCGCGGTCAACCTGAGGCGGTTCACGGTCTCCAACACAGGCCAGGAATGGGCGCCAGGCCTGCTGACGCTCCTCGGCGGGATAATGTTGGCCCTGGGCATGCTGGGGCTGTGCTGCCGGCGCCGATCTGGGAGGTGA